From Cellulomonas chengniuliangii, the proteins below share one genomic window:
- the hisB gene encoding imidazoleglycerol-phosphate dehydratase HisB, whose amino-acid sequence MTTTADRSARTARIERTTSESSVLVELDLDGTGTTDISTTVGFYDHMLTALGKHSLIDLTVKATGDTHIDAHHTVEDVAIAIGEALRVALGDKKGISRFGDALVPLDEALAQAVVDVSGRPYLVHEGEPAGQEYHLIGGHFTGSLTRHVLESIAHHAGICVHMRVLAGRDPHHIVEAQFKALARALRFAVQPDPRVEGIPSTKGAL is encoded by the coding sequence GTGACCACGACGGCTGACCGCTCGGCGCGGACGGCGCGCATCGAGCGGACCACGAGCGAGTCGAGCGTGCTCGTCGAGCTCGACCTCGACGGCACGGGAACGACGGACATCTCGACCACCGTCGGCTTCTACGACCACATGCTCACCGCGCTCGGCAAGCACTCCTTGATCGACCTCACCGTCAAGGCGACGGGCGACACGCACATCGACGCGCACCACACCGTCGAGGACGTCGCCATCGCGATCGGCGAGGCGCTGCGGGTGGCGCTCGGCGACAAGAAGGGGATCTCCCGCTTCGGCGACGCCCTGGTTCCGCTGGACGAGGCGCTCGCGCAGGCGGTCGTCGACGTGTCCGGACGCCCCTACCTGGTGCACGAGGGAGAGCCGGCCGGCCAGGAGTACCACCTGATCGGCGGGCACTTCACCGGGTCGCTCACGCGTCACGTCCTGGAGTCCATCGCGCACCACGCCGGGATCTGCGTCCACATGCGGGTCTTGGCTGGGCGGGACCCGCACCACATCGTCGAGGCGCAGTTCAAGGCCTTGGCGCGTGCCCTGCGGTTCGCGGTGCAGCCGGACCCGCGCGTCGAGGGCATCCCGAGCACGAAGGGGGCGCTGTGA
- a CDS encoding histidinol-phosphate transaminase encodes MTSDLARPSLPLRAELVGLEPYGAPQLDVPHLLNVNENPYAPSVDVVADIAHDVAEAAAGLNRYPDRDFRALRADLAGYLAVESGVELAEDQIWAANGSNEIMLHLLQAFGGPGRTALSFAPTYSMYPEYARDTSTRWVVGRRAEDFTIDPQAAAALIAAEAPSVVLLASPNNPTGTALPARTLEVILDAAADVPGGCVVVVDEAYGEFRREGVRSALHLLADRPHLVVSRTMSKAFGLAGARVGYLAAAPALVDALRVVRLPYHLSAVTQAVARAALRHAPALMAQIGSLRAERDALVEWLRDRGLRVAESDANFVLFGVFDDRHAIWQGLLDRGVLIRETGPEGWLRVSIGTPEDMTAFKDALVEVAGL; translated from the coding sequence GTGACTTCTGACCTAGCCCGTCCCTCGCTGCCGCTGCGCGCCGAGCTCGTCGGGCTCGAGCCGTACGGCGCGCCGCAGCTCGACGTGCCGCACCTGCTCAACGTGAACGAGAACCCGTACGCGCCGTCCGTGGACGTCGTCGCCGACATCGCCCATGACGTGGCGGAGGCCGCGGCAGGTCTGAACCGGTATCCCGACCGGGACTTCCGCGCGCTGCGGGCCGACCTGGCCGGCTACCTAGCCGTCGAGTCGGGCGTCGAGCTGGCCGAGGACCAGATCTGGGCGGCGAACGGCTCGAACGAGATCATGCTGCACCTGCTGCAGGCGTTCGGCGGTCCCGGGCGCACGGCGCTGTCGTTCGCGCCGACCTACTCCATGTACCCGGAATATGCGCGGGACACGAGCACGCGGTGGGTCGTCGGCCGCAGGGCCGAGGACTTCACGATCGACCCGCAGGCCGCGGCGGCGCTGATCGCCGCGGAGGCCCCGTCCGTGGTCCTGCTCGCCAGCCCCAACAACCCGACCGGCACTGCGCTGCCTGCCCGGACGCTCGAGGTCATCCTCGACGCCGCGGCCGACGTCCCCGGCGGCTGCGTGGTCGTGGTCGACGAGGCGTACGGGGAGTTCCGCCGGGAAGGAGTGCGCTCCGCGCTGCACCTGCTCGCGGACCGTCCCCACCTGGTCGTGTCCCGCACCATGTCGAAGGCCTTCGGCCTGGCCGGCGCCCGGGTCGGCTACCTCGCCGCCGCGCCTGCGCTGGTCGACGCGCTCCGCGTGGTCCGACTGCCCTATCACCTGTCGGCGGTGACCCAGGCGGTTGCCCGGGCGGCGTTGCGACACGCGCCCGCCCTCATGGCGCAGATCGGGTCGCTGCGGGCAGAGCGCGACGCGCTGGTCGAGTGGCTGCGGGACCGCGGGCTGCGGGTCGCCGAGTCCGACGCGAACTTCGTCCTCTTCGGGGTGTTCGACGACCGTCACGCGATCTGGCAGGGTCTGCTCGACCGCGGGGTGCTGATCCGCGAGACGGGACCCGAGGGGTGGCTGCGCGTGTCGATCGGCACGCCGGAGGACATGACGGCGTTCAAGGACGCCCTGGTGGAGGTGGCAGGACTGTGA
- a CDS encoding DUF6318 family protein, with translation MTQPPRPHTHDRDGRRRARPGPLASTAIVTALALAGCAAEGAEPPRTPTATSAVGTPIPEPTPGPTQSAKPERPAAMDATTDGALEFATYALALYPYVHNTGDLADWRALSHPECKFCANVVADVENLLAKGNHNEGGEVTILTASALELNPGHSFSAEMDVAQAEFREVDGLGDLVGEPVPADNLRLVFSLFYEGGVWLIRGVEAVTPSA, from the coding sequence ATGACCCAGCCGCCGCGCCCGCACACCCACGACCGCGACGGGCGGCGACGGGCGCGCCCCGGCCCTCTGGCGAGCACAGCGATCGTCACCGCCCTCGCACTCGCCGGGTGCGCCGCCGAGGGCGCCGAACCCCCGCGCACGCCCACGGCGACCTCGGCAGTCGGCACGCCCATCCCTGAGCCCACACCGGGCCCGACCCAGTCCGCCAAGCCAGAGCGCCCGGCGGCGATGGACGCGACCACAGACGGAGCATTGGAGTTCGCCACTTACGCGCTGGCGCTGTACCCATACGTCCATAACACCGGAGACCTTGCCGATTGGCGCGCACTGAGCCATCCCGAGTGCAAGTTCTGTGCCAATGTGGTCGCGGACGTCGAGAACTTGCTCGCAAAGGGCAATCACAATGAAGGCGGAGAGGTGACCATCCTCACCGCAAGTGCGCTGGAATTGAATCCCGGGCATAGTTTCAGCGCCGAGATGGACGTGGCACAGGCCGAGTTTCGTGAAGTTGACGGATTAGGAGACCTCGTCGGCGAACCGGTGCCCGCTGACAACCTGCGGCTGGTCTTCTCGCTCTTCTATGAGGGCGGAGTATGGCTCATACGCGGTGTCGAAGCTGTGACGCCCAGTGCTTAG
- a CDS encoding PKD domain-containing protein encodes MASTSDPKGGLRADAIDESINLNAKQAAGAAAAHAAARAAGDPAAALREYARMEQCEGPGYVYPATLGSCPGADGAVPLPDCAGFPALAHLWTRTRPSPEAPWGPWSKIADASCPQDLLPPFTAEDFRRLPLAPTTTALHPNTPHLLTGLGVVATADPATQELAATLLDFPITVRATPTHYTWDFGDGAAPVTTTHPGSPFPPDSRVPTGSFPPGVIGHPFPRPGAYSITLTTTWAGEYQIAGATTWLPVNGTATTTTTHTPVTVHESRSHLVADTCHDNPAAPGC; translated from the coding sequence GTGGCTAGCACCTCAGACCCGAAGGGCGGGCTCCGCGCCGACGCGATCGATGAGTCCATTAATCTCAACGCGAAGCAAGCCGCCGGAGCAGCTGCGGCGCATGCGGCGGCGCGGGCGGCGGGTGACCCGGCGGCGGCGTTGCGCGAGTACGCCCGCATGGAGCAATGCGAGGGTCCCGGATACGTCTACCCGGCGACCCTTGGCTCCTGCCCCGGCGCCGACGGCGCGGTCCCCCTGCCCGACTGCGCCGGCTTCCCGGCCCTGGCGCACCTGTGGACACGCACCCGCCCTAGCCCCGAGGCCCCGTGGGGCCCGTGGAGCAAGATCGCCGACGCGTCCTGCCCCCAAGACCTCCTGCCGCCCTTCACCGCCGAGGACTTCCGCCGCCTGCCCCTGGCTCCCACCACCACGGCACTGCACCCGAACACTCCACACCTGCTCACCGGCCTGGGCGTGGTCGCCACCGCCGACCCCGCCACCCAAGAGCTCGCCGCCACCCTGCTCGACTTCCCGATCACGGTGCGCGCCACGCCGACCCACTACACCTGGGACTTCGGCGACGGCGCCGCCCCGGTGACCACCACCCACCCCGGCAGCCCTTTCCCTCCCGACTCGCGCGTCCCCACCGGCTCCTTCCCTCCGGGCGTCATCGGCCACCCCTTCCCCCGGCCCGGCGCCTACTCGATCACCCTGACCACCACCTGGGCGGGCGAGTACCAGATCGCCGGCGCCACCACGTGGCTCCCGGTCAACGGCACCGCGACCACCACCACGACCCACACCCCCGTGACCGTCCACGAGTCCCGCTCCCACCTGGTGGCCGACACCTGCCATGACAACCCCGCCGCCCCCGGCTGCTGA
- a CDS encoding DEAD/DEAH box helicase has protein sequence MSPSASSPSAGAAPGSTHGPREALREQAEAALRALVGREDARLRDDQWVAIEALVADRRRALVVQRTGWGKSAVYFVATALLRSGAAGATPSGPTVIISPLLALMRNQVAAAERAGIRAETINSSNVTEWADVQARVRAGEVDVLLVSPERLNNPGFRDEVLPRLAADAGLVVVDEAHCISDWGHDFRPDYRRIRTLLADLPSGIPVLATTATANARVTDDVAEQLAVSGDDSGHTGAEALADVLVLRGPLDRESLHLSVAELPDSSAQLAWLAHNLPRIDGSGIVYCLTVAAAQQVTEYLRGVGLDVRAYTGQTDTAERQAAEADLLANRVKALVATSALGMGFDKGDLAFVVHLGAPSSPIAYYQQVGRAGRATQHAEVVLLPGREDRAIWDYFASMAFPPESEVRAALAALESRGTLSTPALETHVTLRRARLELMLKVLDVDGAVRRVRGGWEATGQPWSYDAERYERVSAARRAEQQAMVDYVRGDGCRMAFLRRALDDPELPDGWRCGRCDRCGGASAGVVPDAAEVAGARERLAVPGVEVEPRTMWPSGMASLGIELSGRIAAGDRAETGRAVARLDGIGWGGLLRDLFAPAPGGTPHETATADVLPAPLRQPVLEVLAAWTPEPSPAGIVVVESTSRPGLLRHLADGVSRQLGIPVVGSLRPVGGSPAARHDVNSAQRLAGVVRRLELDLSPAAAAGLPGRSVLLLDDRTDSGWTLTVGARLLRQAGASAVFPFVLGIG, from the coding sequence ATGTCCCCCAGCGCGTCGTCCCCCTCCGCCGGCGCGGCCCCCGGCTCCACGCACGGTCCCCGCGAGGCACTGCGCGAGCAGGCCGAGGCCGCGCTCCGCGCGCTCGTCGGGCGGGAGGACGCCCGGCTGCGAGACGACCAGTGGGTGGCGATCGAGGCACTGGTGGCGGACCGACGACGGGCTCTCGTGGTGCAGCGCACCGGCTGGGGCAAGTCGGCGGTGTACTTCGTCGCCACCGCGCTGCTGAGGTCCGGGGCGGCGGGCGCCACCCCGTCCGGGCCCACCGTGATCATCTCCCCGCTGCTGGCGCTGATGCGCAACCAGGTCGCCGCCGCGGAGCGCGCGGGGATCCGCGCGGAGACGATCAACTCCTCGAACGTGACCGAGTGGGCCGACGTGCAGGCGCGGGTGCGCGCCGGTGAGGTCGACGTCCTTCTCGTCTCCCCGGAGCGGCTGAACAACCCGGGCTTCCGCGACGAGGTGCTGCCGCGGCTCGCCGCGGACGCCGGTCTCGTCGTGGTCGACGAGGCGCACTGCATCTCGGACTGGGGCCACGACTTCCGGCCCGACTACCGCCGGATCCGCACGCTGCTGGCCGACCTCCCGTCGGGGATCCCGGTGCTCGCCACCACGGCGACCGCGAACGCGCGGGTGACCGACGACGTCGCGGAGCAGCTGGCCGTGAGCGGTGACGACAGTGGCCACACCGGAGCGGAGGCCCTCGCCGATGTGCTGGTGCTCCGCGGCCCGCTGGACCGCGAGAGCCTGCACCTCTCGGTGGCCGAGCTGCCCGACAGCTCCGCGCAGCTCGCCTGGCTGGCGCACAACCTGCCGCGGATCGACGGCTCGGGCATCGTGTACTGCCTGACGGTGGCCGCTGCGCAGCAGGTGACGGAGTACCTGCGTGGCGTCGGCCTGGACGTGCGGGCCTACACGGGGCAGACAGACACCGCCGAGCGGCAAGCGGCTGAAGCGGACCTGCTGGCGAACCGCGTCAAGGCGCTCGTCGCGACCTCGGCCCTCGGCATGGGGTTCGACAAGGGCGACCTGGCGTTCGTCGTGCACCTGGGCGCGCCGTCCTCCCCGATCGCCTACTACCAGCAGGTGGGGCGTGCGGGACGAGCCACGCAGCACGCCGAGGTCGTCCTGCTGCCTGGCCGCGAGGACCGTGCGATCTGGGACTACTTCGCGTCGATGGCCTTCCCGCCGGAGTCCGAGGTCAGGGCGGCGCTGGCTGCTCTGGAGAGCCGGGGGACGCTCTCGACTCCGGCGCTTGAGACCCATGTGACCCTCCGCCGCGCGCGCCTCGAGCTCATGCTCAAGGTGCTCGACGTCGACGGCGCCGTGCGGCGAGTGCGCGGCGGGTGGGAGGCCACGGGCCAGCCGTGGTCTTACGACGCCGAGCGGTACGAGCGGGTCAGCGCCGCCCGGCGCGCGGAGCAGCAGGCGATGGTCGACTACGTCCGCGGCGACGGGTGCAGGATGGCCTTCCTGCGGCGGGCGCTCGACGACCCCGAGCTCCCCGACGGGTGGCGGTGCGGGCGGTGCGACCGGTGCGGCGGGGCGAGCGCCGGTGTCGTCCCGGATGCCGCAGAGGTGGCTGGCGCCCGGGAGCGGCTCGCGGTGCCCGGGGTCGAGGTCGAGCCCCGCACCATGTGGCCCTCCGGCATGGCGTCGCTCGGAATCGAGCTGAGCGGGCGGATCGCCGCGGGCGACCGGGCCGAGACGGGCCGCGCGGTGGCCCGGCTGGACGGGATCGGCTGGGGCGGCCTGCTGCGCGACCTGTTCGCCCCGGCGCCTGGGGGCACGCCGCACGAGACGGCGACTGCCGACGTCCTCCCGGCCCCGTTGCGGCAGCCCGTGCTGGAGGTCCTCGCGGCGTGGACGCCCGAGCCCTCGCCCGCGGGCATCGTCGTCGTCGAGTCGACGAGCCGCCCGGGCCTGCTCCGCCACCTGGCCGACGGCGTGTCCCGTCAGCTCGGCATCCCGGTGGTCGGCTCGCTGCGGCCGGTGGGCGGGTCGCCCGCGGCGCGCCACGACGTGAACTCGGCGCAACGGCTGGCCGGGGTGGTGCGCCGCCTGGAGCTGGACCTGTCCCCCGCGGCGGCGGCCGGCCTGCCGGGACGCTCGGTGCTGCTGCTCGACGACCGCACCGACTCGGGGTGGACGCTCACCGTGGGCGCCCGCCTGCTCCGACAGGCAGGCGCCTCAGCGGTGTTCCCGTTCGTCCTCGGGATCGGTTGA
- the hisD gene encoding histidinol dehydrogenase: MISRIDLRGRSMSRRELLETLPRAELDVESATEQVAPIVASVRAHGAVALRDLAERFDGVRPKHLRVPADAIQAAVRGLDPLVRAALEESISRVRTVHAAQRPADFTVEVAPGAQVRQRWVPVRRVGLYVPGGLAVYPSSVVMNVVAAQAAGVGSLAVASPPQRDNGGLPSPDVLATCGLLGIDEVYAVGGAQAIAMFAYGAAGAGPADGETLCEPVDVITGPGNVYVAAAKRLVRGVVGIDAEAGPTEIAILADGTADATHVAADLVSQAEHDPLAAAVLVTTSVELAGAVESKLSDRVESTANAERVMRALAGPQSAIVLVDNLEHGLEVVNAYGAEHLEIQTVDAAAVAEQVTSAGAIFVGPYSPVSLGDYMAGSNHVLPTGGCAHFASGLGVHSFVRAIQVIEYDSGALAAVSDRIVALADAERLPAHGEAIRARF; the protein is encoded by the coding sequence ATGATCTCCAGAATCGACCTGCGTGGTCGTTCGATGTCCCGGCGGGAGCTTCTCGAGACCCTGCCCCGTGCCGAGCTCGACGTCGAGTCCGCCACCGAGCAGGTGGCGCCGATCGTGGCATCCGTGCGCGCGCATGGCGCCGTGGCACTGCGGGATCTTGCGGAGCGCTTCGACGGCGTGCGGCCCAAGCACCTCCGCGTCCCCGCGGACGCCATCCAGGCCGCGGTGCGAGGGCTCGACCCCCTGGTCCGGGCTGCCCTGGAGGAGTCCATCAGCCGCGTGCGGACCGTGCACGCCGCGCAGCGCCCCGCCGACTTCACCGTCGAGGTGGCCCCCGGCGCCCAGGTGCGCCAGCGCTGGGTCCCGGTGCGGCGCGTCGGCCTCTACGTGCCCGGCGGTCTCGCCGTCTACCCGTCGTCGGTCGTCATGAACGTCGTCGCCGCCCAGGCGGCGGGCGTTGGCTCCCTCGCTGTGGCGTCCCCGCCGCAGCGCGACAACGGAGGGCTGCCCTCGCCGGATGTGCTGGCGACCTGCGGGCTGCTCGGCATCGACGAGGTGTACGCAGTGGGCGGCGCCCAAGCCATCGCGATGTTCGCCTACGGCGCGGCCGGCGCCGGCCCGGCCGACGGCGAGACCCTGTGCGAGCCCGTCGACGTCATCACCGGTCCCGGGAACGTGTACGTGGCGGCCGCCAAGCGGCTGGTGCGCGGCGTGGTCGGCATCGACGCCGAGGCCGGGCCCACCGAGATCGCGATCCTCGCCGACGGCACAGCCGACGCCACACACGTCGCCGCCGACCTCGTCTCCCAGGCCGAGCACGACCCGTTGGCGGCGGCCGTGCTCGTCACCACCTCCGTGGAGCTCGCGGGAGCGGTCGAGTCGAAGCTGAGCGACCGGGTCGAGTCGACCGCCAACGCCGAGCGGGTGATGCGGGCGCTCGCCGGGCCCCAATCGGCCATCGTGCTCGTCGACAACCTGGAGCACGGCCTCGAGGTCGTCAACGCCTACGGGGCGGAGCACCTCGAGATCCAGACCGTCGACGCCGCGGCCGTCGCCGAGCAGGTCACCAGCGCGGGGGCCATCTTCGTGGGCCCCTACTCGCCGGTCTCGCTCGGGGACTACATGGCGGGCTCCAACCACGTGCTTCCCACCGGCGGGTGCGCGCACTTCGCCAGTGGGCTCGGAGTGCACAGCTTCGTGCGGGCCATCCAGGTCATCGAGTACGACTCGGGCGCCCTGGCAGCCGTCTCGGACCGCATCGTCGCCCTCGCCGACGCCGAGCGGCTGCCGGCTCACGGCGAGGCCATCCGCGCTCGCTTCTGA
- a CDS encoding RNA-binding S4 domain-containing protein, with protein MSTSRTPGHRDVVPITDESIRLGQFLKLAGLADSGAQARELLDDGLVFVNGEPEARRGRQLRRADLVTVDLPAGEFRAIVS; from the coding sequence ATGAGCACCTCGCGCACACCTGGTCACCGCGACGTCGTCCCGATCACCGACGAGTCGATCCGGCTGGGCCAGTTCCTCAAGCTCGCGGGCCTGGCCGACTCGGGCGCCCAGGCGCGCGAGCTCCTGGACGACGGCCTGGTTTTCGTCAACGGGGAGCCCGAGGCTCGTCGCGGGCGTCAGCTGCGCCGCGCCGACCTGGTCACCGTCGACCTTCCCGCCGGCGAGTTCCGCGCCATCGTCAGCTGA
- a CDS encoding pyridoxamine 5'-phosphate oxidase family protein, producing the protein MRTLSDEQLAFVTDRHLATLTTSRADGSPHVVPVAFTWDAARGRARITTKATSVKARNIERAAATGSPARVALCQVEGWRWLTLEGIATVVHDPAYIAQAVEAYAGRYRTLEFDPARVVIHLDVDSVMGSVR; encoded by the coding sequence ATGAGGACGCTCTCCGACGAGCAGCTCGCCTTCGTCACCGACCGCCACCTGGCGACGTTGACCACGTCGCGCGCGGACGGGAGCCCGCACGTGGTGCCGGTCGCGTTCACGTGGGACGCCGCACGAGGTCGGGCGCGCATCACGACGAAGGCCACCTCGGTCAAGGCCCGCAACATCGAGCGGGCCGCGGCGACGGGGTCGCCGGCACGCGTCGCGTTGTGCCAGGTCGAGGGCTGGCGCTGGCTCACCCTCGAGGGCATCGCCACCGTCGTGCACGACCCGGCGTATATCGCCCAGGCTGTCGAGGCCTACGCCGGGCGGTACCGGACCCTGGAGTTCGACCCCGCCCGCGTGGTGATCCACCTCGACGTGGACAGCGTCATGGGCAGCGTGCGCTGA